One genomic region from Alteromonas pelagimontana encodes:
- a CDS encoding IS982 family transposase yields MKNLVELFCDVDDFCKVFIPQWQKQLLEDGTRRRRRECRMSMSEMMTIIIGFHMSHHRDFKNYYSGYVRVFYRNAFPDLLSYTRFLEVMPRTIVPMCAYFSTLKGKPTGIEFIDSTSLKVCHNIRIPRHKTFDGIAQRGKGTMGWFYGFKLHLIVNHLGEIVATKVTTGNVHDTKPVEELARHLPDKLYGDKGYLSKALEANLFEKGVKLITTVRKNMKAKAMSLWDRAMLSKRFIIETINDQLKNISYIEHSRHRSINGFTLNLMAGLVAYCLKENKPSLNISDIERNAMVVA; encoded by the coding sequence ATGAAGAATCTAGTTGAATTATTTTGCGATGTCGATGACTTTTGCAAAGTGTTTATTCCCCAATGGCAAAAGCAGCTACTTGAAGACGGCACCAGAAGACGACGACGTGAGTGCCGTATGTCAATGAGTGAAATGATGACAATCATCATCGGTTTTCACATGTCACATCATCGCGATTTTAAGAATTATTACTCGGGATATGTAAGAGTATTTTATCGCAACGCATTTCCGGATTTGCTTAGTTATACGCGCTTTTTAGAAGTGATGCCGCGAACAATTGTGCCCATGTGTGCCTACTTCAGTACTTTAAAGGGAAAGCCTACAGGCATTGAATTCATTGACTCTACCAGCCTAAAGGTTTGCCATAACATTCGCATACCTCGCCATAAAACCTTTGACGGGATAGCGCAAAGAGGAAAAGGAACAATGGGCTGGTTTTACGGCTTTAAACTACACTTGATAGTGAACCATCTGGGTGAAATCGTGGCGACAAAAGTGACGACGGGGAATGTCCATGACACAAAACCTGTCGAAGAATTAGCTCGACATTTACCCGACAAATTGTATGGCGATAAAGGGTATTTGAGCAAAGCATTAGAAGCTAATTTATTTGAGAAAGGCGTCAAACTTATCACCACGGTTCGCAAAAATATGAAAGCAAAAGCGATGTCTTTATGGGACAGAGCGATGCTATCGAAGCGCTTCATTATTGAAACTATCAACGACCAATTAAAGAACATTTCATACATTGAGCACTCAAGGCATCGGAGTATAAATGGTTTTACACTCAATTTAATGGCTGGTCTGGTGGCTTATTGTCTTAAAGAAAACAAGCCATCCCTTAATATCAGTGACATTGAGCGCAATGCGATGGTTGTTGCTTAA
- a CDS encoding HmuY family protein: MKTPSWLFIIACIAMLTACGGSGSDSPATEPTPQIGSDEGTGNDDNTNPVVEGTIYGPYSTGSASEPATVYFDLDSGEVVDLSEAAAATDTQWDIAFRRTEVMVNTHQDTAVSVYFTGNNADFYDNAGEPIASSFLNATVDSELDDYLAVKAASIPAAEEFITDSESEVIGDTFYNYDMSTHVVTAADDVYYVVASDENYTKFRITDIQTEGRLLGELILGIAHQSSLDGASEFADEVSLNLNTVGCSEDIYVDFDTQQIVTAADGWDLSIPCGDGAAEFALTIPDDATVLKTDIATFAGIDAEAAPYYGFSANQVTRYAFDNQQWYYYDTTSHLLYSQFGVYLIKVGETTYKFQITSYYDDEGTSGNYSFRFDPVGE; encoded by the coding sequence ATGAAAACGCCAAGCTGGCTTTTCATCATAGCATGTATCGCAATGCTCACCGCCTGTGGTGGCTCAGGTTCAGATTCGCCTGCAACTGAGCCCACACCCCAAATCGGTTCAGACGAAGGTACCGGCAACGACGACAACACCAATCCAGTGGTAGAAGGAACTATTTACGGTCCTTACAGCACCGGCTCGGCCAGTGAACCTGCTACGGTATACTTCGATTTAGACTCAGGCGAAGTGGTGGACTTATCTGAAGCCGCGGCTGCAACAGACACTCAATGGGATATTGCGTTTCGCCGCACAGAGGTGATGGTAAATACCCATCAAGATACGGCTGTCAGCGTTTACTTTACCGGCAACAACGCAGATTTTTATGATAATGCCGGTGAACCCATTGCCAGCAGCTTCCTCAATGCAACAGTCGATAGTGAATTAGATGATTATCTTGCGGTTAAAGCCGCATCGATACCTGCGGCTGAAGAATTTATTACCGACTCAGAATCAGAGGTTATCGGCGATACCTTCTACAACTATGACATGAGCACGCATGTGGTTACCGCCGCCGATGATGTGTATTACGTAGTGGCGTCAGACGAAAATTATACCAAATTTCGTATCACTGATATCCAGACCGAAGGCCGCTTATTAGGCGAACTTATCCTTGGAATTGCGCATCAAAGCAGCCTGGATGGCGCCAGTGAATTTGCCGATGAAGTGTCTTTAAATCTAAACACGGTTGGGTGTAGCGAAGATATATATGTCGATTTTGATACTCAGCAAATCGTTACTGCGGCTGATGGCTGGGATTTATCCATTCCCTGTGGTGACGGCGCTGCTGAGTTTGCGCTAACTATTCCCGATGATGCTACGGTTTTAAAAACCGATATAGCGACCTTTGCTGGTATTGATGCCGAAGCCGCACCTTATTATGGCTTTAGCGCCAATCAGGTAACCCGCTATGCGTTTGATAATCAGCAGTGGTATTACTACGACACCACCAGCCACCTGCTTTACTCCCAGTTTGGCGTGTATCTGATCAAGGTAGGCGAGACAACATATAAATTTCAGATCACCAGTTACTATGATGATGAGGGAACATCAGGTAATTACAGCTTCCGTTTTGACCCTGTTGGTGAATAA
- a CDS encoding heme/hemin ABC transporter substrate-binding protein: protein MKVNLKAAAGLVLSFGLWLAMPAQAEAIRVVSAGGSVTEIIFALGKGDIVVATDNTSTYPPEVEVITKLGYFRQLSAEGVLGQQPTHLIGAQATGPDAMLNQVAGAGVNVTILDEQRSLAGLIEMISVVAKLLNADAAGDELKRTILQDVEAARAQAKAADIAGLTGLFVVANSERGLTVAGNDTVPQSLFDALGISNAAKQVNQYKLMDNESIVKARPDFILIASHAATDDSAVTRLCDHPALAATPAGQHCTIAPLKSSIGLGLSPRYAQALQAVTQIAGQARAATRVQTKIR, encoded by the coding sequence ATGAAAGTTAATCTGAAAGCCGCTGCAGGATTAGTGTTGTCATTTGGTCTGTGGCTGGCTATGCCAGCGCAGGCTGAGGCTATACGAGTTGTCAGCGCTGGTGGAAGCGTAACCGAAATTATATTCGCCTTGGGTAAGGGCGATATTGTGGTAGCTACCGACAACACCAGCACGTATCCGCCTGAAGTAGAGGTTATCACCAAGCTTGGCTACTTTCGGCAGTTAAGCGCCGAGGGTGTGTTGGGGCAGCAGCCCACTCATCTTATTGGAGCTCAGGCTACTGGGCCCGACGCTATGCTTAATCAAGTTGCCGGCGCGGGAGTGAATGTCACCATTTTAGACGAGCAACGAAGTTTGGCTGGGTTGATAGAAATGATATCTGTAGTAGCGAAGCTGCTGAATGCAGATGCCGCAGGTGATGAACTAAAACGCACTATCTTGCAGGACGTTGAAGCTGCCAGAGCTCAAGCGAAAGCCGCTGATATTGCCGGTCTTACGGGTTTATTTGTGGTGGCAAACAGTGAGCGCGGTCTTACAGTGGCGGGTAACGACACCGTGCCCCAATCGCTTTTCGACGCGCTAGGAATCAGTAACGCCGCCAAGCAAGTAAACCAGTACAAGCTGATGGATAATGAATCGATTGTTAAGGCACGGCCTGACTTTATTTTAATTGCCAGTCATGCTGCAACAGACGATAGCGCCGTTACGCGCCTTTGCGACCATCCCGCACTGGCCGCCACTCCCGCTGGTCAGCATTGTACTATTGCGCCGCTCAAAAGCAGTATCGGGCTTGGCTTATCGCCTCGCTACGCGCAGGCTCTTCAGGCTGTCACGCAGATTGCCGGGCAGGCTCGCGCTGCTACTCGAGTACAAACTAAAATACGATGA
- a CDS encoding FecCD family ABC transporter permease, with protein sequence MIAQAPEVLPDNRHFYARHRARLVGIAVLFALLLLAAYFAIMSGNFPIPFSALLQSWLRAGPLPTELSTPAYIVSQLRLPRVLLAGLIGAMLGMSGCAMQGLVRNPLADPGLIGISGGAAAAATLSMAVFPPAMAELAPYWVTIWAFGGALAAVWLVIRLANTPAGLSVATLILAGVAINALTGTVIGAVSYVASDDALRQISYWTMGSLAGANWSTLTIINPRSA encoded by the coding sequence ATGATTGCCCAAGCACCAGAGGTCTTACCGGACAATCGCCACTTTTACGCTCGCCATCGAGCGAGGCTGGTAGGTATTGCAGTGCTTTTCGCGCTTCTACTGCTAGCAGCTTACTTTGCGATAATGAGCGGAAACTTTCCTATTCCTTTTAGCGCATTGCTGCAGTCTTGGTTAAGGGCGGGGCCGTTGCCGACGGAACTCTCTACGCCAGCTTATATTGTAAGTCAGTTGCGTTTGCCACGAGTACTGCTTGCTGGGTTGATAGGCGCCATGTTGGGAATGTCCGGGTGTGCAATGCAAGGATTGGTAAGAAACCCGTTGGCAGATCCCGGTCTTATTGGAATTTCGGGTGGCGCTGCTGCCGCGGCAACGTTAAGTATGGCTGTATTTCCTCCAGCCATGGCTGAGTTAGCGCCATACTGGGTGACAATATGGGCGTTTGGCGGTGCACTTGCCGCAGTCTGGCTGGTAATTCGGCTTGCTAACACGCCGGCAGGATTATCTGTTGCCACTTTAATTTTAGCGGGCGTGGCAATTAACGCGCTAACCGGTACAGTGATTGGCGCGGTAAGCTACGTCGCCAGCGACGATGCCCTGCGGCAAATTTCCTATTGGACAATGGGTAGTCTGGCAGGAGCTAACTGGTCAACGCTGACAATAATTAACCCCAGATCGGCTTAA